A genomic segment from Leopardus geoffroyi isolate Oge1 chromosome A2, O.geoffroyi_Oge1_pat1.0, whole genome shotgun sequence encodes:
- the SPPL2B gene encoding signal peptide peptidase-like 2B isoform X6, which produces MAAAAAAAALARLAAAFLLLAAQVACEYGMVHVVSESGGPRGKDYCILYNPQWAHLPHDLSKASLLQLRDWTASVLCSPPDLPAKGFSNQIPLVARGNCTFYEKVRLAQGGGARGLLIVSRETLVPPGGNKTQYEEIGIPVALLSYKDMLDIFKSFGRSVRAALYAPNEPMLDYNMVIIFVMAVGTVALGGYWAGSRDVRKYVKHKRDDGPEKQEDEAVDVTPVMICVFVVMCCSMLVLLYYFYDQLVYVIIGIFCLSSSTGLYSCLSPLVQRLPFGRCRVPDNSLPYFHKRPRVSMLLLALLCLAVSVVWGVFRNEDQWAWILQDALGVAFCLYMLKTIRLPTFKACTLLLLVLFVYDVFFVFITPFLTKSGNSIMVEVATGPSDSATHEKLPMVLKVPRLNASPLALCDRPFSLLGFGDILVPGLLVAYCHRFDIQVQSSRVYFVACTVAYGIGLLVTFMALALMQRGQPALLYLVPCTLMISCALALWRRELGMFWTGSGFAKDLPQSPWAASSADGPQPQMDSDAGLSQPPPGEGLAKCSLPTKQSPALSAPEETGARAPPQEPTSPASRTPEPTGPVGTSA; this is translated from the exons GTGGCCTGTGAGTACGGCATGGTGCACGTTGTCTCCGAGTCAGGGGGCCCCAGAGGCAAGGACTACTGCATTCTCTACAACCCACAGTGGGCCCACCTGCCCCACGACCTGAGCAAAGCG TCCCTCCTGCAGCTGCGGGACTGGACGGCCTCTGTGCTCTGCTCTCCGCCTGACCTCCCGGCCAAAGGCTTCAGCAACCAGATCCCGCTGGTGGCGCGGGGAAACTGCACCTTCTACGAGAAAGTGCGGCTGGCCCAGGGCGGCGGGGCGCGCGGTCTGCTCATCGTCAGCAGGGAGACGCTG GTCCCTCCAGGAGGCAACAAGACACAGTACGAGGAGATCGGCATTCCCGTGGCCCTGCTCAGCTACAAAGACATGCTGGACATTTTCAAG AGTTTTGGCCGATCGGTGAGGGCAGCGCTGTATGCCCCCAACGAGCCCATGCTGGACTACAACATGGTCATCATCTTCGTCATGGCCGTCGGCACCGTCGCCCTCGGGGGCTACTGGGCCGGGAGCCGGGACGTGAGGAA GTACGTGAAACACAAGCGGGACGACGGGCCCGAGAAGCAGGAGGACGAGGCCGTGGACGTGACGCCCGTCATGATCTGCGTCTTCGTGGTCATGTGCTGCTCCATGCTGGTGTTGCTGTACTACTTCTACGACCAGCTCG TCTATGTGATCATAGGGATCTTCTGCCTGTCCTCCTCCACGGGCCTCTACAGCTGCCTGTCTCCACTGGTCCAGAGGCTGCCGTTTGGCAGATGTCG ggtcCCCGACAACAGCCTGCCCTACTTTCACAAGCGGCCTCGGGTCAGCATGCTGCTCCTGGCGCTGCTCTGCTTGGCCGTCAGCGTGGTGTGGGGTGTCTTCCGGAACGAGGACCA GTGGGCCTGGATCCTTCAGGACGCACTGGGCGTCGCCTTCTGCCTCTACATGTTGAAAACCATCCGCCTCCCCACTTTCAAG GCCTGCacgctgctgctgctggtgctctTTGTCTACGACGTCTTCTTTGTGTTCATCACGCCCTTTCTGACCAAG AGTGGGAACAGCATCATGGTGGAGGTGGCAACCGGGCCCTCGGACTCGGCCACCCATGAGAAG CTCCCCATGGTCCTGAAGGTGCCCCGACTGAACGCCTCGCCGCTGGCCCTGTGTGACCGGCCCTTCTCCCTCCTGGGCTTTGGGGACATCCTGGTGCCAG GGCTGCTCGTGGCCTACTGCCACAGGTTCGACATCCAAGTGCAATCGTCCAGGGTCTACTTTGTAGCCTGCACCGTGG CCTACGGGATCGGCCTCCTGGTGACGTTCATGGCGCTGGCCCTCATGCAGCGCGGCCAGCCCGCCCTCCTCTACCTGGTGCCCTGCACGCTGATGATAAGCTGCGCCCTGGCGCTCTGGCGCAGGGAGCTGGGCATGTTCTGGACGGGCAGCGGCTTTGCG AAGGACCTACCTCAGTCTCCTTGGGCGGCGTCTTCAGCCGATGGCCCCCAGCCCCAGATGGACTCAGACGCTGGCCTCTCCCAGCCGCCTCCAGGCGAAGGACTGGCCAAGTGCTCCCTGCCCACGAAGCAGTCCCCGGCATTGTCTGCGCCCGAGGAGACCGGGGCCAGAGCACCCCCCCAGGAGCCCACGAGCCCAGCCAGCCGCACCCCTGAACCCACAGGCCCGGTAGGCACCTCGGCCTAG